CAGACATTTGAGATTGTGCCTCTTAGCCAATAAGAGGTCAAGGAGAAATGACTAAGTATGCCTTTATGGCACTGTTGGCAGTATGCATCACTATTTTGAGTTTATCATCGATGTTACGCGATAAACTCTGCACGTTGCATATCACCAGTGGTCACACTGTAGTCCAAGCGACCCTCGATTACGAACTGAGGTAATTGCTGAGCAGAGGGAGCTTTTCCCTCTGCTGTTTCTCTTTCAAATGTTAAAGTTAGGCTTCAAGCACCCTGTCTTTAGATTTCAATCAACCTAGTATTAGGTATAAAAATAACGCGTAAAATGAAAGAAAATAGGGGCGGCAAAACATAATGAGTCAATGCGGTCTAACATTCCGCCATGTCCTTCAATAATGGCTCCAAAATCTTTAATGCCGCTGTCTCGTTTGATCGCAGACATACACAATCCACCAACAAACCCCATTAAGGTAATTGCAAGAGACATTAACCCCGCAACCCACCAGTTAAATGGCGTAACCCAATACAAGCAGATCCCGATCAATACAGAAGACAGTATCCCACCTAAAAAGCCTTCTATCGTTTTATTCGGGCTCAACTTAGGCACAATTGGGCGTTTGCCAAAGAGCTTACCAAATACATACTGTAAAACGTCTGAAAGTTGCGTCACGACAATAAGGAATAATAGCAGTTTTACATTTTCACCTTCGTAGCCTTTAATATCTAGCATCAATAATGCAGGTACATGGCTTAAACAGAATACAGTGACTAACATTCCCCACTGAATTTTGGCAGTACGCTCAAGAAAATGGTAAGTGTCTCCTGCTATTGCAATACGGGTTGGTAAAAATAAAAACACAAATACAGGAACAAAGATTGAAAACATGCCATACCATTGGATCCCAACTAACACATATTGCAGAGGGAGAAAAATAAAGAAACACCAAAACAACGCTTCGTGATCACTACGCCTTGTCGGTGCTAAAGTAATAAACTCTCTCAAAGCAAAAAAGGAGATCAAGGCAAATAAGATAACAACCCCGATATTACCAATCACTACAGCCAATACACACACAATACACATTAACCACCAAGCACGTATTCTGGCATTTAAATTATCAATTGTTGGGTTACTCTTTTCCCCTGAATAACGATAGGCAAGGATCCCACCAATAATACTTGCCACAACCAGGATGCTGAAAACACCTGATAACAATAAAGCTATTTCGCTATCCCAAATACTCATGGCATCAACTCCTCTAAAGCAAGTTTTGCTCGTTGTAAAAACTCGGCTTTAGACTCTTCTTCCGCTAATGGCGCTAAAGGTTGACCGACAACCGCAGAGCAAATAATTGGCACAACCAATTTTGAGCCTTTTGGTAAAACACGATTTAAATTCTCAAGATATACAGGTACCACTTCAACATTGGGGTATTTTTTAGAGAGATGGTAAATACCACTTTTGAAATGACTCAGCTCTTCACCATCTCCACGGGTTCCTTCAGGAAATAATATCAGTGACTCACTTTTTGCTAATATCGCTTCAAGGGGTTCTAATACATTTTCTTTGGCTGGGCCATCCCCTTTTCGATCAATTAATACTGCGCGAAAAACTTTATTAACCAAATAACGCCTAAATGGCGTTTTATCCCAATAATCTTTAGCAGCAACAGGATGAACCGCATGGCGCATTAAAGGCGGTAGCCCCGCCCAAATAACTAACCCATCTAAATGACTAGAGTGATTCGCATAATAAATCCGTGAAGTGATTGTTGGCTGACACCCAACCCAACGTGTTCTTACCCCTGTTAATAGTCGACAAGTAAACGACAATAACATCCCCATACCTTTTGCTAACAAAGAAATTCTTTGTGGTTTTTCCATCTTTATTCCTTGCAACACGTTTTCTATTTTTATTTATCAATACTTATTTTTCTTTTACAAAAATAAAGATATATAGCCCCACTAAAGAGCACAACAAGGAAGGTCTGATTTCACTTTTTTTGAGAGGATACTCTCAGATAAATAAGTAGAAATAAGTCTGGAAGGGAACAAAAGAGAATAGTGGTAGCAAGAAACCTGTTATGTTTGGCGGCAGTGACTACAGTTCTTACAATAGATTAGGAAATCAATTCATTAATTTTCGACAGGTAACACGAAGCGGGAAAAACGATGTTTTTATCCCGCTTCGTCAACAACTTCAGTAGTAGTAACGACTGAATAGCTTTAACAAATACAGATTACTTGTCTGCGGCGATGCGCTCACGAATGTGCTGAGCACGCTCCGCTGATGGTGGGTGAGAATCAAACATACTGCTTTCACTACCACCTAATTTTGCTAGTTTCTCAAAGCTAGTTGCTAAACCTTCGGTTTTAATACCGCGTTTTTTCAACAGGTCATAAGAGAAATCATCCGCTTGACTTTCTTGGTGCTGAGAGAACTGAGAATTAACCAATTTCTCACCCAAAGCAGCAACTTGTGATGCGCTTAGTTGTTCAACCACGCCACCTGCTGAAGCAGCGGCTGTACGTGCAGCAACTGTTGCATAAGCAACTTGCATTGCTTTACGTGAATGACCTAGCGCAACGTGGCCCATTTCATGACCAAGAACACCTTCGATTTCGTTGTCATTCATCAGATCCATCATACCGCTATACACACGTACACAGCCATTTGCCATAGCCCATGCGTTAACATCATCAGTCATATAAACTTTATAGTTAACAGGTGTTCCATCAACTTCATTTCCTAGCGCTTTAGCAATTTTGTCTAAACGTTTTGAATACTTGCTAGAAGAAGGAGCGATTTTATTTTGAGCGTCCATCTCTTTACATGATTGGTCGCTTAGTTGCTTCACATCGCTATCAGTTAATGTAGCAGCTTGAAATAGTTGCATACCTGAATTCGTTAGCATGCCCTGATCTAAATTTTTACACCCAGTCAAAATGACAGCTGATACAGCGACTGCAACAAGTGCCTTCATTTTCATAATATTTTTTCCTTTGCAATACACACAACTATTTTTTTAAGCGTTAAAGACTATAAATTCTGAAAAAAATAACAATAGGAATATAGAGAGATAATACTCATCATACGAATTTTATCTGATTTCTATTCAAATAGCAGAATCGCTAGCAGAATAAGTCATACTATCTCAAATAATTCACTGAAATTTCAATAATTGCAAAAAATAATATTTTATAAATGGCTTAAAATGCAAGATGAATAAGATATCAGGCAAGACAAACATGGGGGGATTAACAAGCCAACAAAGTCACAATCGATAATGCAAACATGACGACCAGCAAAAAAATAGCCCCTAAAAGGGGCTGTAAAAGACAGGGATGGTGTCTATGGCAAGGAAAAACTTCACTTATTGCTACTTCACTACTACGATCAAGAGAATTTAGATCAAAAGAATTCGTTACTGCAAAGCCTGAAACTGAGACATTTTTTGTTGATGTATCTTCTCTAATTGGGCTTTCTGCTCAGGTGTTAATAACTGGTACAATTCATGATGAATTCGAGCCATTTCAACACGCTGATTCAATTCTTTTTGCAAACTTTTTTCTAACTGTTCACGAATGGCTTTTTCATCAAAGTCGTCCGCGACAATTAGATTGTGCAGTGCTTCACGCTCTTGCACAGAAACTGGGTTATCAAATTGATAACGACGCTGAGTTGCCATTAAATCACGCAATTGCTGACGCTGTTTTTCATTTAACGTGATACCATTAAACATAAATGTACTTGTGCGTTCTTCACTACCAAACAACTCATAGTGTTGAAGTTGAGTCATGACAGGCACTGAAGATGCAGACTCATTTTGCATTTGTAGCATTAGCGGGCTAGATGTATCACCAGTTTGTTGAACACTTTCTGGTGTATCCCCAAAAGCCGTCACTGAACCGATAATAAATGCAGAAGCTAACACTAACTTGACTGTTGTTTGTGAAGTTCTTTGCATTCCAATACTCCTTGTTCTCGGACAGTGCTCGTGATTCAATGTGGATAACTATACGCCGGTGGCTGCAAACTAGCGTCAGAGCATGTAAAAGAACGTAAAGTCATGGAATCGTGAAGATTGTTATCGTATTTTGGCAGTTGGAGGACTTAAACACATGCATAAAATCCTATTAGTTGATGACGACCGTGAACTCACGTCGCTCTTAAAAGAACTGCTCGAAATGGAAGGTTTCAACGTTGTCATCGCCTATGATGGTGAACAGGCTTTACAACAGATTGACTCATCCATTGATCTATTATTACTCGATGTCATGATGCCAAAGAAAAACGGCATTGAGACCTTAAAAGAACTACGTCAGATCCACCAAACCCCTGTCATTATGTTGACCGCACGCGGTAGCGAACTCGACAAAGTATTAGGGCTTGAATTAGGTGCAGATGACTATCTTCCTAAACCATTCAATGACCGTGAATTAGTTGCCCGTATTCGTGCGCTACTACGCCGTTCAAATTGGAGTGAACAAACCCAAGGTGACAATAGCAATACACCTGTTCTGCAAGTGGATAAGCTACAACTCAATCCAGGCCGTCAAGAGGCCAGTTTCGATAATGAAATCCTTGACTTAACCGGAACTGAGTTCACCTTACTGTATTTATTAGCGCAGCACCTTGGCCAAGTCGTTTCAAGGGAACATTTAAGCCAAGAAGTACTCGGAAAACGTCTGACTCCGTTTGACCGTGCGATTGATATGCACATCTCAAACTTACGTCGTAAACTGCCAGAACGAACAGATGGCCAACCTTGGTTTAAAACCTTGCGTGGTCGTGGATACTTAATGGTTTCTGCAACATGATAAATAGCTTAAC
This portion of the Providencia manganoxydans genome encodes:
- a CDS encoding Spy/CpxP family protein refolding chaperone → MQRTSQTTVKLVLASAFIIGSVTAFGDTPESVQQTGDTSSPLMLQMQNESASSVPVMTQLQHYELFGSEERTSTFMFNGITLNEKQRQQLRDLMATQRRYQFDNPVSVQEREALHNLIVADDFDEKAIREQLEKSLQKELNQRVEMARIHHELYQLLTPEQKAQLEKIHQQKMSQFQALQ
- a CDS encoding phosphatidate cytidylyltransferase, with amino-acid sequence MSIWDSEIALLLSGVFSILVVASIIGGILAYRYSGEKSNPTIDNLNARIRAWWLMCIVCVLAVVIGNIGVVILFALISFFALREFITLAPTRRSDHEALFWCFFIFLPLQYVLVGIQWYGMFSIFVPVFVFLFLPTRIAIAGDTYHFLERTAKIQWGMLVTVFCLSHVPALLMLDIKGYEGENVKLLLFLIVVTQLSDVLQYVFGKLFGKRPIVPKLSPNKTIEGFLGGILSSVLIGICLYWVTPFNWWVAGLMSLAITLMGFVGGLCMSAIKRDSGIKDFGAIIEGHGGMLDRIDSLCFAAPIFFHFTRYFYT
- the cpxR gene encoding envelope stress response regulator transcription factor CpxR, with translation MHKILLVDDDRELTSLLKELLEMEGFNVVIAYDGEQALQQIDSSIDLLLLDVMMPKKNGIETLKELRQIHQTPVIMLTARGSELDKVLGLELGADDYLPKPFNDRELVARIRALLRRSNWSEQTQGDNSNTPVLQVDKLQLNPGRQEASFDNEILDLTGTEFTLLYLLAQHLGQVVSREHLSQEVLGKRLTPFDRAIDMHISNLRRKLPERTDGQPWFKTLRGRGYLMVSAT
- a CDS encoding lysophospholipid acyltransferase family protein — protein: MEKPQRISLLAKGMGMLLSFTCRLLTGVRTRWVGCQPTITSRIYYANHSSHLDGLVIWAGLPPLMRHAVHPVAAKDYWDKTPFRRYLVNKVFRAVLIDRKGDGPAKENVLEPLEAILAKSESLILFPEGTRGDGEELSHFKSGIYHLSKKYPNVEVVPVYLENLNRVLPKGSKLVVPIICSAVVGQPLAPLAEEESKAEFLQRAKLALEELMP
- a CDS encoding M48 family metallopeptidase; translated protein: MKMKALVAVAVSAVILTGCKNLDQGMLTNSGMQLFQAATLTDSDVKQLSDQSCKEMDAQNKIAPSSSKYSKRLDKIAKALGNEVDGTPVNYKVYMTDDVNAWAMANGCVRVYSGMMDLMNDNEIEGVLGHEMGHVALGHSRKAMQVAYATVAARTAAASAGGVVEQLSASQVAALGEKLVNSQFSQHQESQADDFSYDLLKKRGIKTEGLATSFEKLAKLGGSESSMFDSHPPSAERAQHIRERIAADK